A window of Salmo trutta chromosome 31, fSalTru1.1, whole genome shotgun sequence contains these coding sequences:
- the LOC115169442 gene encoding calcium-binding mitochondrial carrier protein Aralar1 isoform X1, translated as MAVEVRSTKRADPNELKVIFQKHASVVDADGEKLMTPGDFVQKYLGLHTHIHHNPKTVQLVAGVADTTKDGLISFQEFLAFESVLCVPDALFIVVFQLFNKTGTGDVSFENVRDIFTQTTVHHHIPFNWDCEFICLHFGHDRKKCLGYLEFTQFLQELQLEHARQAFAQKDKNKSGTISAVDFSDIMATIRHHMLTLFVEENLVSAARGSTSHMVSFSYFNAFNSLLNNMELIRKIYSTLAGTRKDAQVTKEEFAHAANRFGQVSPMEIDILYQLSGLHSHSGCLNFADIERIAPLEEGALPYHLAELQKQQSQGDGSRSVLLQAAESAYRFSLGSIAGATGATAVYPIDLVKTRMQNQRSTGSFVGELMYKNSFDCAKKVLRYEGFFGFYRGLLPQLIGVAPEKAIKLTMNDFVRDKFTGKDDTIPFAAEVLAGACAGGSQVVFTNPLEIVKIRLQVAGEITTGPRIGALSVIRDLGLFGLYKGAKACLLRDIPFSAIFFPVYAHTKAQFADEQGRIGPLQLLASGAIGGIPAASLVTPADVIKTRLQVSARAGHTTYTGVMDCFRKIAQEEGFGALWKGAGARMCRSSPQFGVTLVTYELLQRWLSVDFGEHRLAGSEPTPKSRIAELPPVSADHVGGYRLAAATFAGVENKFGLHLPKFKSSGVVSIHPDPVDPSSAPLKRRLPSP; from the exons tgcacacacacatccaccacaACCCCAAAACGGTCCAGCTCGTCGCCGGTGTAGCCGACACAACCAAGGACGG gctgatcTCATTCCAGGAGTTCTTGGCCTTTGAGTCGGTGCTGTGTGTTCCGGACGCTCTCTTTATCGTAGTCTTCCAGCTGTTTAACAAGACGGGCACTGGAGACGTCTCCTTTG AGAATGTGCGGGACATCTTCACCCAGACCACTGTGCACCACCACATCCCCTTTAACTGGGACTGTGAGTTCATCTGCCTGCACTTTGGACACGACCGCAAGAAATGCCTCGGCTACCTCGAGTTCACCCAGTTTCTACAG GAGTTGCAGTTGGAGCATGCACGCCAGGCCTTTGCCCAGAAGGACAAGAACAAGAGCGGCACCATCTCTGCCGTGGACTTCAGTGACATCATGGCCACAATCCGACACCACATGCTTACACTGTTtgtggaggaaaacctggtttcg GCTGCGCGGGGCAGCACCTCTCACATGGTCAGCTTCTCCTACTTCAACGCCTTCAACTCTCTGCTCAACAACATGGAGCTGATCCGCAAGATCTATAGCACGCTGGCCGGGACCCGCAAGGACGCACAGGTCACTAAAG agGAGTTTGCCCATGCTGCCAACAGGTTTGGCCAGGTCTCTCCCATGGAGATTGACATCCTGTACCAGCTATCAGGCCTACACTCCCACTCTGG GTGTCTGaactttgctgacattgagaggATAGCCCCGCTGGAGGAGGGAGCGCTGCCCTATCACCTGGCCGAGTTACAAAAACAG CAGAGCCAGGGTGATGGTTCCAGATCCGTACTGCTGCAGGCCGCAGAGTCGGCCTACCGGTTCAGCTTGGGCTCCATCGCTGGAG CTACGGGAGCCACGGCAGTGTATCCGATAGACCTGGTGAAGACCAGGATGCAGAACCAGAGGAGTACAGGCTCGTTCGTAGGAGAGCTCATGTACAAGAACAGCTTTGACTGTGCCAAGAAGGTGCTGCGCTACGAAGGCTTCTTTGGCTTCTACAGAG GTCTTCTTCCCCAGCTCATAGGCGTGGCTCCAGAGAAGGCAATCAAACTTACG ATGAATGACTTTGTGAGAGATAAGTTCACTGGTAAAGACGACACCATTCCCTTCGCTGCTGAGGTGCTGGCCGGAGCCTGT GCAGGGGGTTCCCAGGTGGTCTTTACTAACCCGCTGGAGATAGTTAAGATCAGACTGCAGGTGGCAGGAGAGATCACAACAGGACCCAGAATTGGCGCCCTCAGTGTCATCCGAGACCTTGGCTTGTTCGGCCTCTACAAG GGCGCTAAAGCATGTTTATTGAGAGACATCCCGTTCTCAGCCATCTTCTTCCCAGTGTACGCCCACACCAAGGCTCAGTTTGCCGACGAGCAGGGTAGAATAGGCCCGTTACAGCTGCTAGCTTCTGGAGCCATCGGAG GCATCCCTGCTGCCTCCCTGGTGACACCTGCTGATGTCATCAAGACGCGCTTGCAGGTATCAGCGAGGGCGGGACATACTACCTACACTGGAGTCATGGACTGTTTCAGGAAAATTGCGCAGGAGGAGGGATTTGGAGCACTGTGGAAGGGAGCAggag CTCGTATGTGTCGATCCTCTCCTCAGTTTGGAGTAACTCTGGTGACCTATGAGCTTCTACAGAGGTGGTTATCTGTGGACTTCGGAGAACA TCGTCTGGCAGGGTCTGAGCCCACTCCTAAATCTCGTATCGCTGAGCTTCCTCCGGTCAGTGCTGACCACGTCGGAGGCTACCGTCTGGCCGCGGCCACCTTCGCTGGCGTGGAGAACAAGTTTGGCCTCCACCTGCCCAAGTTTAAGTCCTCTGGAGTGGTCTCCATTCACCCTGACCCCGTTGACCCCTCTTCTGCCCCCCTCAAGAGGAGGCTGCCGTC
- the LOC115169442 gene encoding calcium-binding mitochondrial carrier protein Aralar1 isoform X2, with product MAVEVRSTKRADPNELKVIFQKHASVVDADGEKLMTPGDFVQKYLGLHTHIHHNPKTVQLVAGVADTTKDGLISFQEFLAFESVLCVPDALFIVVFQLFNKTGTGDVSFENVRDIFTQTTVHHHIPFNWDCEFICLHFGHDRKKCLGYLEFTQFLQELQLEHARQAFAQKDKNKSGTISAVDFSDIMATIRHHMLTLFVEENLVSAARGSTSHMVSFSYFNAFNSLLNNMELIRKIYSTLAGTRKDAQVTKEEFAHAANRFGQVSPMEIDILYQLSGLHSHSGCLNFADIERIAPLEEGALPYHLAELQKQSQGDGSRSVLLQAAESAYRFSLGSIAGATGATAVYPIDLVKTRMQNQRSTGSFVGELMYKNSFDCAKKVLRYEGFFGFYRGLLPQLIGVAPEKAIKLTMNDFVRDKFTGKDDTIPFAAEVLAGACAGGSQVVFTNPLEIVKIRLQVAGEITTGPRIGALSVIRDLGLFGLYKGAKACLLRDIPFSAIFFPVYAHTKAQFADEQGRIGPLQLLASGAIGGIPAASLVTPADVIKTRLQVSARAGHTTYTGVMDCFRKIAQEEGFGALWKGAGARMCRSSPQFGVTLVTYELLQRWLSVDFGEHRLAGSEPTPKSRIAELPPVSADHVGGYRLAAATFAGVENKFGLHLPKFKSSGVVSIHPDPVDPSSAPLKRRLPSP from the exons tgcacacacacatccaccacaACCCCAAAACGGTCCAGCTCGTCGCCGGTGTAGCCGACACAACCAAGGACGG gctgatcTCATTCCAGGAGTTCTTGGCCTTTGAGTCGGTGCTGTGTGTTCCGGACGCTCTCTTTATCGTAGTCTTCCAGCTGTTTAACAAGACGGGCACTGGAGACGTCTCCTTTG AGAATGTGCGGGACATCTTCACCCAGACCACTGTGCACCACCACATCCCCTTTAACTGGGACTGTGAGTTCATCTGCCTGCACTTTGGACACGACCGCAAGAAATGCCTCGGCTACCTCGAGTTCACCCAGTTTCTACAG GAGTTGCAGTTGGAGCATGCACGCCAGGCCTTTGCCCAGAAGGACAAGAACAAGAGCGGCACCATCTCTGCCGTGGACTTCAGTGACATCATGGCCACAATCCGACACCACATGCTTACACTGTTtgtggaggaaaacctggtttcg GCTGCGCGGGGCAGCACCTCTCACATGGTCAGCTTCTCCTACTTCAACGCCTTCAACTCTCTGCTCAACAACATGGAGCTGATCCGCAAGATCTATAGCACGCTGGCCGGGACCCGCAAGGACGCACAGGTCACTAAAG agGAGTTTGCCCATGCTGCCAACAGGTTTGGCCAGGTCTCTCCCATGGAGATTGACATCCTGTACCAGCTATCAGGCCTACACTCCCACTCTGG GTGTCTGaactttgctgacattgagaggATAGCCCCGCTGGAGGAGGGAGCGCTGCCCTATCACCTGGCCGAGTTACAAAAACAG AGCCAGGGTGATGGTTCCAGATCCGTACTGCTGCAGGCCGCAGAGTCGGCCTACCGGTTCAGCTTGGGCTCCATCGCTGGAG CTACGGGAGCCACGGCAGTGTATCCGATAGACCTGGTGAAGACCAGGATGCAGAACCAGAGGAGTACAGGCTCGTTCGTAGGAGAGCTCATGTACAAGAACAGCTTTGACTGTGCCAAGAAGGTGCTGCGCTACGAAGGCTTCTTTGGCTTCTACAGAG GTCTTCTTCCCCAGCTCATAGGCGTGGCTCCAGAGAAGGCAATCAAACTTACG ATGAATGACTTTGTGAGAGATAAGTTCACTGGTAAAGACGACACCATTCCCTTCGCTGCTGAGGTGCTGGCCGGAGCCTGT GCAGGGGGTTCCCAGGTGGTCTTTACTAACCCGCTGGAGATAGTTAAGATCAGACTGCAGGTGGCAGGAGAGATCACAACAGGACCCAGAATTGGCGCCCTCAGTGTCATCCGAGACCTTGGCTTGTTCGGCCTCTACAAG GGCGCTAAAGCATGTTTATTGAGAGACATCCCGTTCTCAGCCATCTTCTTCCCAGTGTACGCCCACACCAAGGCTCAGTTTGCCGACGAGCAGGGTAGAATAGGCCCGTTACAGCTGCTAGCTTCTGGAGCCATCGGAG GCATCCCTGCTGCCTCCCTGGTGACACCTGCTGATGTCATCAAGACGCGCTTGCAGGTATCAGCGAGGGCGGGACATACTACCTACACTGGAGTCATGGACTGTTTCAGGAAAATTGCGCAGGAGGAGGGATTTGGAGCACTGTGGAAGGGAGCAggag CTCGTATGTGTCGATCCTCTCCTCAGTTTGGAGTAACTCTGGTGACCTATGAGCTTCTACAGAGGTGGTTATCTGTGGACTTCGGAGAACA TCGTCTGGCAGGGTCTGAGCCCACTCCTAAATCTCGTATCGCTGAGCTTCCTCCGGTCAGTGCTGACCACGTCGGAGGCTACCGTCTGGCCGCGGCCACCTTCGCTGGCGTGGAGAACAAGTTTGGCCTCCACCTGCCCAAGTTTAAGTCCTCTGGAGTGGTCTCCATTCACCCTGACCCCGTTGACCCCTCTTCTGCCCCCCTCAAGAGGAGGCTGCCGTC